A window of Nitrosopumilaceae archaeon genomic DNA:
TTCTCCAAGGGTTCTTGTGGTAACTCCGGCATGTTGAATGATGAAATTTTTCAGCTCTTGCTCATCAACAGAAATATCAAGTAACGCCTTGTCCTTTTTTTCAAATTTCATGGCAACACCAAGTTTTTTGCAAGTGTGTGAGTTTTTAGATTCAGCTCAAAACTATCAATCAACTGTGGTGGTGCACGCCAGGATTCCTGTGGTCGTGATACTGCATAGTATTGTCCTGATATGATATTTTGTGATACCTTTAGAAGCATGTATCCGTGCCTGTCCTCGCAGTAACTTTCTAGTGTCACACCAGTGTCTGTCATTTTATATGGCACCTGAATAGGACTGCCGTCTGGCAGTTTTTGCATGTAGTGCAGGTGCCAGTATCCTCCTGCCCCTGCCACGATGTATGGTATCTGGCGCCCGCCAAGTTTTCTTGTAAAGCGCTGATAGTTGTGCACATGTCCTGTAAAAACAATATCTGCATATCTCCCAGATTTTTTAAATGCATCATCAAGTGTCTGCTCTATTATCTTGCTTCCACTATGATACTGATCAACAGAATATGCAGGATGATGGACAGATACGATCAACGCCTTGTTTTTTGGTGCATCTTCTAGTTCTTTTGTAAACCAAGAGATCTGGTCTTTATCAAACTGGCCACCTTCTGGCACGTTAGAGTACAATCCTATTATGGTGGCAAATGGCGTATCTAGTGTCCAGTAAACATTTGGTATAGTCATGGTATGGCGCGGAGAGTCTCCGGCATCAGGT
This region includes:
- a CDS encoding metallophosphoesterase, coding for MHTRKILKRSFHQARPTGLKSNILQSPIGNQKFYPLPFPTGVFPYHLSLDDVLSKDQISSIQKSGEIIFHIVGDTGGIKNPVPQQIVAMAMESDFNNSNPAFFYHLGDVVYYYGESSEYYSQFYDPYVHYPAPIFAIPGNHDGDVAPGDLTTSLKAFVRNFCSSVSQTSPDAGDSPRHTMTIPNVYWTLDTPFATIIGLYSNVPEGGQFDKDQISWFTKELEDAPKNKALIVSVHHPAYSVDQYHSGSKIIEQTLDDAFKKSGRYADIVFTGHVHNYQRFTRKLGGRQIPYIVAGAGGYWHLHYMQKLPDGSPIQVPYKMTDTGVTLESYCEDRHGYMLLKVSQNIISGQYYAVSRPQESWRAPPQLIDSFELNLKTHTLAKNLVLP